The genome window CCCCTGACTCTGGAGGGACGTCCATGACCATCGGACGATCGAGAAGATGGATGCCGGGAAGATAACGCAGGCTTTTTATCGGATCGTTCATAGTAGTAGCTCCACACACTCAAGTTATGGCAGCTACTACGTGCCGTGGTCATTTGGTTAACGCCCGCTGGGCTGGTGCGCAGCGGATCCCCAAACGAACGCAGGATTGAGAGGGCACAAACCCGATGTCCGGGTCTGTCAGCAAATCTGGTATTCGACAGCTTGGCTACTTTCAAACTAGCAGAATTTTCAAGCCCGTAACGCTGGATGGATAGATGGCAGTCAGACCACCTCCAGCCGAATCTTGTGCTGGCTCAGCAACTGCGCCAGGGCCGGCACCGGTTGCTGGTCGGTCACCAGGCAATCGATCAGGCTGATGGGGCCCAGGCGGACCATGGCATTGCGTCCGAACTTGCTGGAGTCCGCCGCCAACAGCACTTGCCGGGCGTTGGCGATGATGGCTTGGGAAACCCGCACTTCCTGGTAGTCGAAGTCCAGCAGGCTGCCGTCTTCATCGATCCCGCTGATGCCCACCAGGGCGAAGTCGACCTTGAACTGGTTGATGAAGTCGACGCTGGCCTGGCCCACCACGCCGCCGTCACGCCGTACGTTGCCGCCGGCGATCAGGACTTCGAAGTCGTCCTTGGCGCTGAGGATCGAAGCCACGTGCAGGTTGTTGGTGATGACCTTCAGATGGTTGTGATTGAGCAGGGCCCGGGCGATGGATTCGGTGGTGGTGCCGATGTTGATGAACAGCGAGGCATGATCGGGGATCTGGGCGGCGATGGCTTCGGCGATGCGTTGTTTTTCGTCGCGCATCTGGTCGGCGCGCATGGCGTAGGCGGTGTTTTCCACGCTTGAATCGTAGGCGGCGCCGCCGTGGTAGCGGCGCAGCAGGTTCACTTCCGCCAGTTGGTTGATGTCGCGGCGGATGGTTTGCGGAGTGACAACGAATAACTGCGCCATTTCCTCGATGCTGACATAGCCGCGTTCGCGGACCAGTTCGAGGATTTGCTGCTGGCGGGGAGGCAGATTCATGGGGCTTCCTTTGGGCTGCCATACAAAATTTGCCCATGATGCCGCAGGAATCCACTCCCGACCAGTTTCAGAACCTTATCAGGCTTTATTCAGCGTCTTCATGGGGCTCCCAATCGCGGGTGCGGCTGACCGCTTTCTGCCAGCCGGCATAGAGCTTTTCTTTCGCCGCCTCGTCCAGTTGCGGTTCGAATTCGCGCTCGATCACCGCTTTGCCGCGCAGTTCTTCCAGGCTGCCCCAGAAGCCGCACGCCAGGCCGGCCAGGTACGCCGCACCCAGGGCCGTGGTTTCACGCATTTTCGGCCGCTCGACCTGGGTGCCGAGGATGTCGGCCTGGAACTGCATCAGGAAGTTGTTCGCCACCGCGCCACCGTCGACGCGCAGGGCCCTGAGGCGTTCACCCGAATCCTGTTGCATGGCGTCGAGTACGTCGCGGGTCTGGTAGGCAATCGACTCCAGTGCTGCGCGAATGATGTGATCGACCCGTACGCCGCGGGTCAGGCCAAACAGTGCGCCACGGGCATAGGGGTCCCAATACGGCGCGCCCAGGCCGGTGAAGGCGGGCACCAGGTACACACCGTTGCTGTCCTTGACCTTGTTGGCAAAGTATTCGGTATCCAGGGCGTCGTTGATGATCTTCAGTTCATCGCGCAGCCACTGGACGGTGGAGCCGCCGTTGAATACAGCGCCTTCCAGGGCGTAGGCCACTTCGCCACGGGGGCCGCAGGCGATGGTGGTGAGCATGCCATGATTGGATTTCACGGCCTTTTTCCCGGTGTTCATCAGCAGGAAGCAGCCGGTGCCGTAGGTGTTTTTCGCCTGCCCCGGCTCCACGCACATCTGCCCGAACAGGGCGGCCTGCTGGTCGCCGGCGATGCCGCCGATGGCGATACCGCTTTTGGTGCGGCCATAGATTTCCGAGGACGACTTCACTTCCGGGAGCATTTCCCGGGGGATGTCGAGGATCTCGAGCATCTTCGCGTCCCATTCCAGCGAGTGGATGTTGAAGAGCAGGGTGCGCGAGGCGTTGGTGTAGTCGGTGACGTGGACCTTGCCACCGGTGAATTTCCAGATCAGCCAGCTATCGACCGTGCCGAACAGCAGCTCACCGTTGCGCGCACGCTCGCGGCTGCCTTCGACGTTGTCCAGGATCCACTTGAGCTTGGTGCCGGAGAAGTACGGGTCGGTGACCAGGCCGGTGGTCTGGCTGATGTATTGCTCGTGGCCGTCGCGCTTGAGCTGTTGGCAGATCTCGGTACTGCGGCGGCACTGCCAGACGATGGCGTTGTAGATCGGCCGGCCGGTGGTCTTGTCCCAGACCACGGTGGTTTCTCGCTGGTTGGTGATGCCGATGGCGGCCACCTGGTCATGGTGCAGGCCGGCCTGGGCCAGGGCTTCGACCATGACAGCGCTCTGGGTGGCGAAGATTTCCATCGGGTCGTGTTCGACCCAGCCGGCCTGCGGGTAATGTTGGGCGAATTCGCGTTGGGCGGTGCAGACCACATTGGCGTCACGGTCGAAGATGATCGCGCGCGAGCTGGTCGTACCCTGGTCGAGGGCAATGATGTAGTTCTTGTTCTGGATATCGGTCATGTCGATTGCCTCGGGTCTTTCATAAAGGGAGACGTAAAAAGAAGCCACGGCGCAGGCTTCGAATGGCAGGGCCTGCGCCGACTGTTTCAGGATGTTCTGGGCTTGCCGTCAATGGCCGGTTCTGCATCCTTTGTAGCTGTTACAGCGCTGGGCAGGTGGCGGGCAATCAGCCCGCGATAGGCCGCAGCACCGAGGCATGCACCCACGATCGGCGCAAAAATTGGAACCAGGAAGTACGGGATGTCGCGTCCACCCGTGAGGGAAATTTCACCCCAGCCTGCGAAGAAAGTCATCAGTTTAGGACCGAAGTCCCGCGCCGGGTTCATCGCAAAGCCCGTCAGCGGCCCCATGGAGCTGCCGATCACGGCTATCAACAGGCCTATCAACAAGGGGGCCAGTGGACCACGGGGCAAACCGTTGTTGTCATCGGTCAGGGACATGATCACCCCCATCAGGATGGCGGTGATGATCGCTTCCACGAGGAAGGCTTGGCCAGTGGAGAGTGCCGCGTGCGGGTAGGTGGAGAACACCGAAGCCAGTTCGAGGCTCATTTCGGTGCCGCGAACCATGTGCCGGGACTGTTCGAAATCGAAGAATAGATTGCTGTACAGCGTGTAGACCAGAAGGGCGCCGCAGAAGGCACCGGTCACTTGGGACGCTATATAGAAAGGCAGCTTGCGCTTTTCGAAGTCGGTGAACATGCACAGGGCGATGCTGACGGCGGGGTTGAGGTGGGCGCCGGAAATGCCTGCGCTCAGATAGATCGCCATGCTGACGCCGACGCCCCAGATGAGGCTGATTTCCCACAAGCCGAAGCTCGCACCCGCGACCTTGAGCGCCGCGACGCAACCAGTGCCG of Pseudomonas fluorescens contains these proteins:
- a CDS encoding DeoR/GlpR family transcriptional regulator, which translates into the protein MNLPPRQQQILELVRERGYVSIEEMAQLFVVTPQTIRRDINQLAEVNLLRRYHGGAAYDSSVENTAYAMRADQMRDEKQRIAEAIAAQIPDHASLFINIGTTTESIARALLNHNHLKVITNNLHVASILSAKDDFEVLIAGGNVRRDGGVVGQASVDFINQFKVDFALVGISGIDEDGSLLDFDYQEVRVSQAIIANARQVLLAADSSKFGRNAMVRLGPISLIDCLVTDQQPVPALAQLLSQHKIRLEVV
- the glpK gene encoding glycerol kinase GlpK; this translates as MTDIQNKNYIIALDQGTTSSRAIIFDRDANVVCTAQREFAQHYPQAGWVEHDPMEIFATQSAVMVEALAQAGLHHDQVAAIGITNQRETTVVWDKTTGRPIYNAIVWQCRRSTEICQQLKRDGHEQYISQTTGLVTDPYFSGTKLKWILDNVEGSRERARNGELLFGTVDSWLIWKFTGGKVHVTDYTNASRTLLFNIHSLEWDAKMLEILDIPREMLPEVKSSSEIYGRTKSGIAIGGIAGDQQAALFGQMCVEPGQAKNTYGTGCFLLMNTGKKAVKSNHGMLTTIACGPRGEVAYALEGAVFNGGSTVQWLRDELKIINDALDTEYFANKVKDSNGVYLVPAFTGLGAPYWDPYARGALFGLTRGVRVDHIIRAALESIAYQTRDVLDAMQQDSGERLRALRVDGGAVANNFLMQFQADILGTQVERPKMRETTALGAAYLAGLACGFWGSLEELRGKAVIEREFEPQLDEAAKEKLYAGWQKAVSRTRDWEPHEDAE
- a CDS encoding MIP/aquaporin family protein → MTTALQQPSLSSQCLAEFLGTGLLIFFGTGCVAALKVAGASFGLWEISLIWGVGVSMAIYLSAGISGAHLNPAVSIALCMFTDFEKRKLPFYIASQVTGAFCGALLVYTLYSNLFFDFEQSRHMVRGTEMSLELASVFSTYPHAALSTGQAFLVEAIITAILMGVIMSLTDDNNGLPRGPLAPLLIGLLIAVIGSSMGPLTGFAMNPARDFGPKLMTFFAGWGEISLTGGRDIPYFLVPIFAPIVGACLGAAAYRGLIARHLPSAVTATKDAEPAIDGKPRTS